One Cydia splendana chromosome 21, ilCydSple1.2, whole genome shotgun sequence genomic region harbors:
- the LOC134801371 gene encoding uncharacterized protein LOC134801371 → MRQNTRISSAPGVNDEMKSPMILDGRHYISRLLILHEHVKAAHQFNELVLNELRQRYSILRARGTIRSVASACLKCKRWNTQPIQPQTGNLPPERLDHHKRPFTHVGLDYFGPILVTLYRRSEKRYIALYTCLTTRALHLEIVNSLTADSAIMSLRRFIARRGSPTTIFSDNGTNFVGSSRELRSLHDNSVVEYATNHKIDWRFIPPASPFMGGAWERLVRTVKAALRSCLANQPLKEEVLSTLLLEAESIVNSRPLTYVPSSPDAPEALTPFHFILGSSSVVPWTTSLTDSDLSRRCDWRRTLRLADQFWARWLREYLPTLRTRGPNNNALNLSEGDVVLIADPTLPRGLWPLGTVAKVYLGPDGAVRVADVHTRGGVLRRPARKLILMEAAPQPVATSG, encoded by the coding sequence ATGCGACAAAACACGCGCATAAGTTCCGCACCGGGAGTGAACGACGAGATGAAATCACCCATGATTCTCGACGGCCGCCACTACATCTCACGACTCTTGATCCTCCACGAACATGTCAAAGCCGCGCACCAATTTAATGAGCTCGTTTTGAATGAACTTCGGCAAAGATATTCGATCTTAAGAGCCAGAGGAACCATCCGTAGCGTAGCAAGCGCCTGCTTGAAGTGTAAAAGATGGAACACGCAACCTATTCAACCTCAGACCGGTAACTTACCACCAGAACGTCTTGATCACCACAAAAGACCATTCACCCACGTAGGCCTTGATTACTTTGGCCCGATCCTAGTAACGCTATATCGACGGAGCGAGAAACGATACATCGCCTTATATACGTGCCTCACAACCAGAGCGCTTCACCTCGAAATCGTGAACTCACTCACTGCAGATAGTGCTATAATGAGCCTCAGACGCTTCATTGCTCGCCGAGGATCGCCCACCACCATATTTTCCGATAACGGGACTAACTTTGTTGGCTCTTCCCGCGAACTGCGCTCCCTACATGACAACTCGGTCGTAGAGTACGCCACTAATCACAAAATCGACTGGCGCTTCATCCCACCAGCATCCCCGTTCATGGGCGGCGCCTGGGAGCGGCTTGTGCGGACAGTGAAAGCAGCCCTCAGATCTTGCCTAGCAAATCAACCACTGAAGGAAGAAGTCTTGTCAACACTCCTACTCGAGGCTGAATCGATAGTGAATTCCAGGCCACTCACGTACGTCCCGTCTTCCCCAGATGCACCAGAGGCGCTAACACCATTCCATTTTATCCTCGGCTCCTCATCAGTCGTTCCATGGACCACGTCGCTGACAGACTCAGACCTATCCCGACGATGTGACTGGCGGAGAACCCTCCGCCTAGCAGATCAGTTCTGGGCACGATGGCTACGCGAGTACTTACCGACGCTTCGAACGAGGGGACCCAACAACAACGCGTTAAATCTTAGCGAGGGTGATGTGGTGTTGATCGCCGATCCTACCCTTCCTCGTGGTTTGTGGCCACTAGGAACGGTAGCAAAGGTCTACCTAGGACCCGACGGAGCGGTCCGCGTGGCAGACGTCCACACCAGAGGGGGCGTGCTGCGCAGACCGGCCCGGAAACTTATCCTGATGGAGGCCGCGCCCCAGCCAGTAGCCACCAGTGGTTAG